A stretch of Lactuca sativa cultivar Salinas chromosome 6, Lsat_Salinas_v11, whole genome shotgun sequence DNA encodes these proteins:
- the LOC111890140 gene encoding receptor-like protein EIX2: MHPCVFMIFSLLVVFLEARTGNQLPAVGDGGGGDDNGVTTNKCLDKERDALLKFKVNLQDPYGSLSTWRPEEDDCCSWEGVTCDDKTGYHVTELDISSFGLVGEISHSLVNLTYLNHLDLSSNSFHGNIPRSIGSLAELRYLDLSGNSFYGTIPPEIGNLTNLQELSLGSVGRCRVENLDWLSHLSHLEELALDGISLAKENQWVDVVLSLRNLSSLSLDGCELSQVVYPYSSSFLNSSSSSISFLSLRNNNLNSSMYGWLSPLTSDKLCRLELSSNMLDGIPKYLGNLSSLEALTLDYNSAVVRFPDFLKKLSSGCTSHTLRYFFARSSQFTGSLPDYIQNFSSLSYLYLSNNHMNGTISEKLWELSSLEEIDLSQNHLSGAISENIAKSKASIINLSKNPLQGVPSTDHMSNLSYLDYISLSSCKLGPHFPKWIQKLEKLTGLDISNSRISDIVPPEFWDMQFSYLNLSSNNISGEIPYLSSSYGGSTMIDLSSNSFNGPIPHLPSSLELLNLSRNKFSGGISSLCQIVDGFLQFLDLSHNSLTGRIPDCLWHFKELKVLNLGHNSLFGKLPTSFKSLIKLKALYLYENDFSGEFPLSLKNCTSLTSLNLGANKFSGKVPVWIGENLSRLYVLVLRSNNFLGTIPLQVCQLPNLQILDFSRNILHGSIPSCLNNLTRMAQKGFLPLPNVHPYSATQYFNNIYSIHPYRTYLEYVDHAMIEWQGSEREFTRNLGLLKSIDLSSNNLTGHIPYELTDLHELLALNLSKNALIGEIPQQVGEMKNLVALDLSRNSLSGGIPSSMSQMNFLGYLDVSCNNLSGRIPSSTQLQSFQPSSYDGNAGLCGLPLTTKCLGDEDPKVPPPPVGESDTDEDWGWFCIGGGTGFVTGFWIACGTLLLNRRGRHAFFGFYDNFNDWVYVKVVVFIAKLWRIAHK, encoded by the coding sequence ATGCATCCTTGTGTTTTTATGATTTTCTCACTTCTTGTGGTCTTTCTTGAGGCAAGAACCGGCAACCAATTGCCAGCAGTGGGTGATGGAGGAGGAGGAGATGATAATGGTGTTACCACGAACAAGTGTTTGGATAAGGAGAGAGATGCTCTCCTTAAATTCAAAGTAAACCTTCAAGACCCTTATGGTAGTCTCTCTACGTGGAGACCTGAAGAAGATGACTGCTGTTCATGGGAAGGAGTCACCTGCGACGACAAAACAGGTTATCATGTCACAGAGCTTGATATCAGCTCCTTTGGTCTTGTAGGTGAGATTAGCCATTCATTGGTTAACTTAACCTACTTGAATCATCTTGATCTTTCCTCCAATTCTTTTCATGGAAACATTCCTAGGTCCATTGGTTCCTTGGCCGAATTAAGGTACCTTGACCTCTCAGGTAATTCTTTTTATGGAACCATTCCTCCGGAGATTGGAAATCTCACCAACTTGCAAGAGCTTTCTCTTGGTTCTGTTGGAAGATGTAGAGTTGAGAACCTCGACTGGTTGTCTCATCTCTCTCATTTGGAGGAACTTGCTTTGGATGGGATTTCCCTAGCCAAAGAAAACCAGTGGGTAGATGTAGTTTTGAGTCTGCGGAACCTATCATCTTTAAGTTTAGATGGATGTGAGCTCTCACAGGTCGTGTATCCATATTCTTCTTCATTTCTCAACTCTTCGTCTTCATCTATTTCTTTCCTTTCTCTCAGAAACAACAATCTCAACTCATCCATGTATGGTTGGTTGTCCCCATTGACCAGTGATAAGCTTTGTCGTCTTGAACTCTCTAGCAACATGTTAGATGGGATACCCAAATATCTTGGTAACCTCTCTAGTTTGGAAGCTTTGACACTCGATTACAACTCTGCTGTTGTTAGATTTCCGGATTTTCTCAAAAAGTTGTCATCTGGATGCACATCGCATACATTACGATACTTCTTTGCTCGATCAAGCCAATTTACAGGGTCATTGCCGGATtacatccaaaacttttcatccCTATCATATCTGTACCTATCTAATAATCACATGAATGGAACCATAAGCGAGAAATTGTGGGAACTATCCAGCCTTGAAGAGATTGACCTTTCTCAAAATCATCTTAGTGGTGCCATCTCTGAAAACATTGCAAAGTCGAAGGCTTCTATAATAAATCTTTCGAAAAACCCACTCCAAGGAGTTCCTTCCACAGATCATATGTCAAACCTTTCTTATTTAGACTATATTAGTCTGAGCTCTTGCAAGCTAGGTCCTCACTTCCCCAAATGGATTCAAAAACTGGAAAAGCTTACCGGTCTTGATATTTCCAATTCTAGAATTTCAGACATAGTTCCTCCAGAATTTTGGGACATGCAATTCAGCTATTTAAATCTCTCTTCCAACAACATCAGTGGTGAAATACCATatttgtcatcaagttatggagGCAGTACAATGATAGATTTGAGTTCCAACAGCTTTAACGGTCCAATACCGCATCTTCCTTCCAGTTTGGAATTGTTAAATCTTTCCAGAAACAAATTTTCTGGGGGAATCTCCTCCTTATGCCAAATTGTCGATGGGTTTTTGCAATTTCTTGATCTCTCCCATAACTCTCTAACCGGACGAATTCCAGACTGTTTGTGGCATTTCAAAGAGCTAAAAGTTCTTAACCTAGGACACAACAGTCTATTTGGAAAGCTTCCTACCTCTTTTAAGTCTTTAATCAAACTCAAGGCATTGTATCTATACGAGAATGACTTTTCTGGAGAATTTCCTTTGTCTTTAAAGAATTGCACGAGTTTGACATCATTGAATTTGGGGGCCAACAAGTTTTCTGGTAAAGTTCCTGTTTGGATTGGGGAAAATTTATCAAGGTTGTATGTTCTGGTCCTAAGATCAAACAACTTCCTCGGAACTATCCCTTTACAAGTATGTCAATTACCGAATCTTCAAATTTTAGACTTTTCAAGGAACATTCTCCATGGAAGCATCCCCtcatgtttgaataatcttacaagaatggctcaaaaaggaTTCTTACCGCTACCAAACGTACATCCCTATTCTGCAACTCAAtatttcaataatatatattcTATTCATCCATATCGCACTTATTTGGAGTATGTTGATCATGCGATGATCGagtggcaaggaagtgagcgtgAATTCACCCGTAATCTGGGATTGTTGAAGAGCATTGACCTgtcaagcaacaatttaacagGACATATCCCATATGAACTCACCGATCTCCATGAACTGCTTGCCCTGAACTTGTCAAAGAACGCTCTGATCGGAGAGATTCCACAGCAAGTTGGTGAGATGAAAAATCTTGTAGCTTTGGATTTATCTAGAAACAGTCTATCAGGAGGGATACCATCAAGCATGTCTCAGATGAATTTTTTGGGTTACCTAGACGTGTCATGTAATAACTTGTCAGGGAGGATCCCATCCAGCACTCAACTCCAATCCTTTCAACCTTCAAGCTACGATGGAAATGCAGGACTGTGTGGACTTCCCCTTACCACAaaatgtcttggagatgaagatCCAAAAGTACCACCTCCTCCTGTTGGTGAGAGTGACACAGATGAAGATTGGGGATGGTTCTGTATTGGTGGGGGCACTGGTTTTGTGACAGGATTTTGGATAGCATGTGGCACTCTACTTCTCAACCGTCGTGGTAGGCATGCATTTTTTGGCTTTTATGATAACTTCAACGATTGGGTTTATGTGAAGGTGGTGGTGTTCATTGCAAAATTGTGGAGGATTGCACATAAGTAG